A genomic segment from Glycine max cultivar Williams 82 chromosome 1, Glycine_max_v4.0, whole genome shotgun sequence encodes:
- the LOC102659412 gene encoding uncharacterized protein, whose protein sequence is MTQLEAGQQPPQSSLSSSAGQTPQAHNAVHRMKLDVPRFDGSDPTGWTFKITQFFEYHATPDQERLTIASFYMEGPALAWFQWMHRNAQLSSCSAFLHALHSRFASSTYEDPTGLLCKLQQRSSISAYLSEFECLANHVVGLPATFVLSCFISGLNPSIRREVQVLQPVSLAQAVAYARLQEEKIMDSRRQQTSRPLMSTANSKTITGTTPPSFANNSSRGSNPSIPFKRLTPEELAVRREKGLCFHCEEKYLWGHKCAPSLFLLVAEDDQLTSEVVSTRPSSPTEELLMEPPPAQRCLHALSGHSAPETLRLKGTINGFHVSILIDGGSTHNFLHHRVVATLGFTTKGVAPLKVMVGNGEEIRCQELCTAVNVQVQEHTFMVDFHILPLCGTDVVLGVEWLKTLGPVLTDYTSPSMKFITEGKLVELQGEREQIGEPVSPSQLRRLLHRSPSSTFFHIRVETNTQSATTPPILPEISELLTKYSCLFQPLTNLPPSRSTDHAINLLPNATPVNVKLYRYPYYQKQEIEDQVSAMLAKGFIQPSSSPFSSPVLLVSKKDETWRFCVDYWALNAITVRDRFPIPTVDELRDEMGGACWFSKLDLMQGYHQILMNKEDVGKTAFQTHQGHYEFRVMPFGLCNAPSSFQATMNQLFQPYLRKHIIVFFDDILVYNKTIVDHLLHLENAFRTLVSGQFSLKLSKCMFAQQQLEYLGHVVTVAGVKPVPEKFQWSPDATDAFQKLKDAITTAPVLTLLDFTIPFVVETDASNIGMGVVLSQGGHPIAFFSKQFCPRMANASTYVRELAAITAAVKKWRQYLLGHKFTILTNHRSLGELMSQAIQTPEQHHYLVRLLGFDYTIQYRSGQTKTVADALLRVNEDTQASLYMLTMPRLLFMEDLRKELANTPAFKELYEQIQADPAKYSDYLVTSGLILHKGRIWLPPTSSFIKLLLEEFHQTPVGGHMGVQKTLKRLQENFTWSSL, encoded by the exons ATGACACAATTGGAGGCTGGCCAACAACCACCGCAGTCATCACTGTCGTCTTCAGCAGGCCAGACACCGCAAGCACATAACGCAGTCCACCGTATGAAGTTGGATGTTCCAAGATTTGATGGCTCGGATCCAACCGGATGGACCTTCAAGATAACGCAATTCTTTGAATATCACGCAACACCGGATCAAGAGCGCTTAACAATAGCATCATTCTATATGGAGGGGCCAGCTCTGGCCTGGTTCCAATGGATGCATCGCAACGCGCAACTCTCGTCGTGTTCGGCGTTCCTTCACGCGCTGCACTCTCGGTTTGCGTCGTCAACGTATGAAGACCCTACGGGGTTACTGTGTAAGCTACAACAACGCTCCTCAATTAGTGCGTATCTTTCAGAATTCGAATGCCTCGCAAATCACGTGGTAGGGTTACCAGCAACGTTCGTTTTAAGTTGCTTTATTTCGGGGTTGAACCCCTCTATTCGCAGAGAAGTACAGGTTTTACAACCTGTGTCGTTAGCTCAAGCGGTGGCGTATGCACGCTTACAGGAAGAAAAGATCATGGACTCACGGCGGCAGCAAACATCTCGGCCTCTCATGTCCACTGCGAACTCGAAAACAATTACAGGAACAACACCTCCTTCGTTCGCGAACAACTCGTCGCGAGGTTCAAACCCTTCTATCCCATTCAAAAGATTAACCCCAGAAGAACTCGCAGTCCGCCGGGAGAAAGGACTATGTTTCCATTGTGAGGAGAAGTACTTATGGGGACATAAATGTGCGCCCTCACTCTTCCTGTTAGTAGCAGAAGATGATCAATTGACGTCTGAAGTCGTCTCGACACGACCATCCTCACCAACAGAAGAATTACTCATGGAACCACCCCCAGCCCAGCGTTGTTTACATGCACTATCGGGACATTCAGCGCCTGAGACCTTACGCTTGAAAGGAACCATCAACGGATTTCATGTCAGTATCTTGATAGATGGAGGAAGCACGCATAATTTCCTCCATCACAGAGTGGTCGCGACACTAGGTTTCACTACCAAGGGGGTGGCACCATTGAAGGTTATGGTGGGAAACGGAGAGGAAATAAGATGCCAGGAACTATGTACGGCCGTTAACGTACAGGTGCAGGAGCATACGTTCATGGTGGACTTTCACATCCTACCCTTATGTGGCACAGATGTAGTTCTGGGAGTCGAATGGCTCAAAACATTAGGACCGGTTCTGACAGACTACACGTCTCCATCCATGAAATTCATCACTGAGGGTAAGCTTGTGGAGTTACAGGGGGAACGTGAGCAAATAGGTGAACCCGTGTCTCCCTCGCAACTGCGTCGTCTTCTACATAGGAGCCCCTCTAGCACCTTCTTCCATATTAGAgtggaaacaaacacacaatcaGCTACAACACCACCCATCTTACCCGAGATTTCTGAGTTACTTACGAAATACTCATGCCTGTTTCAACCACTTACAAACCTTCCGCCATCTCGATCCACAGATCACGCTATCAATCTGCTACCCAATGCGACACCAGTGAATGTCAAGCTTTATAGATACCCGTATTACCAAAAACAAGAAATAGAAGATCAAGTATCGGCCATGCTTGCCAAGGGCTTCATTCAACCGAGCTCCAGTCCATTCTCTTCACCAGTTTTGCTGGTAAGTAAGAAGGATGAGACATGGCGCTTCTGCGTCGACTATTGGGCTCTCAACGCCATTACGGTGCGCGATCGCTTCCCCATCCCAACCGTGGATGAATTGCGCGATGAAATGGGAGGTGCTTGCTGGTTTTCGAAACTAGATTTGATGCAGGGATATCATCAAATCCTGATGAACAAGGAGGACGTTGGAAAGACAGCATTTCAAACTCATCAAGGGCACTATGAGTTTCGAGTTATGCCTTTTGGATTGTGCAATGCACCATCCTCATTCCAAGCCACAATGAATCAACTATTCCAACCTTATTTACGCAAACATATAATCGTCTTCTTCGACGACATATTAGTATACAACAAGACCATTGTTGATCATCTTCTTCATCTGGAAAACGCCTTTCGTACCTTAGTATCAGGTCAGTTCTCACTTAAACTTTCTAAATGTATGTTCGCGCAGCAGCAATTGGAGTACTTGGGGCATGTAGTAACGGTGGCAGGAGTCAAACCGGTGCCGGAGAAG TTCCAGTGGTCACCGGATGCCACTGATGCATTTCAAAAGCTGAAAGACGCCATTACCACAGCTCCTGTGCTCACGCTGCTTGACTTCACGATTCCCTTTGTTGTGGAGACTGATGCATCGAACATAGGTATGGGTGTCGTTCTGTCACAGGGAGGCCACCCCATTGCTTTTTTCAGCAAGCAATTCTGCCCGAGAATGGCCAATGCGTCCACTTACGTCAGAGAGTTGGCAGCCATAACCGCCGCTGTGAAGAAGTGGCGGCAGTATTTACTGGGCCACAAATTCACCATCTTGACAAATCATAGGAGCTTGGGAGAGCTCATGAGCCAAGCCATTCAAACTCCAGAACAACATCATTATCTCGTGAGGTTATTGGGATTCGATTACACGATCCAATATCGTTCAGGCCAAACAAAAACAGTAGCGGATGCATTATTGCGAGTTAACGAGGATACTCAGGCGTCTCTTTACATGTTGACCATGCCCCGGTTATTGTTCATGGAAGACCTACGTAAGGAACTCGCAAACACACCAGCTTTCAAGGAGTTGTACGAGCAGATTCAAGCTGATCCTGCAAAGTACTCAGATTATTTAGTAACCTCAGGTCTGATTCTACACAAGGGGCGCATCTGGCTTCCCCCAACATCATCCTTCATCAAATTACTCCTCGAAGAGTTCCACCAAACACCGGTAGGAGGCCATATGGGGGTGCAGAAGACATTGAAACGTCTCCAAGAAAACTTTACTTGGAGTTCACTTTGA